A genome region from Nocardioides cynanchi includes the following:
- a CDS encoding ATP-binding protein, protein MNGDYVLDGLAVPDSLDLLHDLLEQVGVDHPELSGSDLMLFETAVIEVAGNVVEHGKPPGEVRWRFRLAVRPDRLEGTLSDSGEEYPGGAWGTDMPDLMDEDGRGLALATAVLESLVYKRSGDVNEWTMVRHLS, encoded by the coding sequence ATGAATGGTGACTACGTCCTCGACGGACTCGCGGTTCCCGACAGCCTGGACCTCCTCCACGACCTGCTCGAGCAGGTCGGCGTCGACCACCCGGAGCTGTCCGGATCCGACCTGATGCTCTTCGAGACCGCCGTCATCGAGGTCGCCGGCAACGTCGTGGAGCACGGCAAGCCGCCGGGTGAGGTGCGGTGGCGCTTCCGGCTCGCGGTCCGCCCCGACCGGCTCGAGGGCACCCTGTCCGACAGCGGCGAGGAGTACCCCGGGGGCGCCTGGGGCACCGACATGCCCGACCTCATGGACGAGGACGGGCGAGGCCTGGCACTGGCCACGGCGGTGCTGGAGTCGTTGGTCTACAAGCGGTCCGGCGACGTCAACGAGTGGACGATGGTCCGCCACCTCTCGTGA
- a CDS encoding ArsR/SmtB family transcription factor has product MTASLAPVFAALADDTRWAILTRLGEAPASASALARELPISRQAIVKHLEVLRASSLVETEQVGRELVHRAIGGRLTDVASELERIAGAWEQRLAQIKRLAEAP; this is encoded by the coding sequence ATGACCGCGAGCCTGGCTCCCGTGTTCGCCGCCCTGGCCGACGACACCCGCTGGGCGATCCTGACCCGGCTGGGGGAGGCCCCGGCCTCCGCGTCGGCGCTGGCCCGCGAGCTGCCGATCAGCAGGCAGGCGATCGTCAAGCACCTCGAGGTGCTCCGGGCGTCGTCGCTGGTCGAGACCGAACAGGTCGGGCGCGAGCTCGTGCACCGCGCCATCGGCGGACGACTCACCGACGTCGCCTCGGAGCTGGAGCGGATCGCGGGTGCCTGGGAGCAACGGCTGGCTCAGATCAAGCGGCTGGCCGAGGCTCCCTGA
- a CDS encoding ATPase, which produces MTHQQSSGSTAIDPLDRIEKSIDIDATADRVWDLVSRPGWWINDGTVDDEPVLRQDGDVTVLTHPRHGEFQLLTVEADRPSYAAFRWLHAANDERPERSTLVEFRISPRAGGVTLSVTESGFASLSPDRAVWLADRAGNVDGWDTELGAARTYLAGA; this is translated from the coding sequence ATGACCCATCAGCAGTCATCCGGCAGCACGGCGATCGACCCACTGGACCGGATCGAGAAGAGCATCGACATCGACGCGACGGCCGACCGGGTCTGGGACCTGGTCTCCCGACCCGGCTGGTGGATCAACGACGGGACCGTGGACGACGAGCCGGTGCTTCGCCAGGACGGTGACGTCACCGTGCTGACCCACCCGCGGCACGGCGAGTTCCAGCTGCTCACCGTCGAGGCCGACCGTCCGTCGTACGCCGCCTTCCGCTGGCTGCACGCGGCGAACGACGAGCGCCCCGAGCGGTCCACGCTGGTGGAGTTCCGGATCTCGCCCCGCGCCGGCGGGGTGACGCTGTCGGTGACCGAGAGCGGGTTCGCGAGCCTGAGCCCGGACCGGGCGGTGTGGCTGGCGGACCGGGCGGGCAACGTCGACGGCTGGGACACCGAGCTCGGTGCGGCGCGGACCTACCTGGCCGGCGCATGA
- a CDS encoding ScyD/ScyE family protein gives MLIRRRIGRRSVLSTAVGIAALAAGSLVNAGAAQADPSVSIRPVLGGLAAPRGIVFDARGSMYVSESGVAGSGPAGLTHTGKVDKFTWGSTTPAWTKEFNSLYATEDPSAPPDVLGPEGLSVVPNGCKEDPRACRVLMITSESTPGIRAATGGSVVDRQAGHLYRLDGNTGAAESKSNVGSQMYQWTGDHSSLFPDDFPDSNPYGVLVTKGAGRARTFVADAGANTISEIMPGGNARVVSYIPNEDFGAFRDATPTCIAQGPDGYLYVGTLDFVSNLFVPPGTGGFSSVWRVNPNANYPTAPTKWATGLTTITGCTFDRQGNFWAAEMFAGGLGANPPGDIVQIPFAHPTAQAHFGLGQLPVPGGIAQGPDGAMYVTVGSSAPGVSGGVMRVSVNH, from the coding sequence ATGCTAATTCGTCGTCGTATCGGCAGGCGTTCGGTTCTGTCCACAGCCGTGGGTATTGCTGCGCTCGCCGCCGGCTCGCTGGTGAATGCCGGTGCTGCGCAGGCCGATCCGTCCGTCTCGATCAGACCGGTGCTCGGTGGCCTGGCTGCGCCGCGCGGGATCGTGTTTGATGCCAGGGGCAGCATGTACGTCTCGGAGTCCGGGGTCGCGGGCAGCGGCCCGGCCGGATTGACACACACGGGCAAGGTGGACAAGTTCACCTGGGGTTCGACCACTCCGGCGTGGACGAAAGAGTTCAACTCGCTCTACGCGACCGAGGATCCGTCCGCGCCGCCGGACGTGTTGGGCCCCGAGGGGCTCAGCGTGGTGCCCAACGGCTGCAAGGAGGACCCTCGCGCATGCCGGGTGCTGATGATCACCAGCGAGTCGACGCCGGGCATTCGCGCTGCCACGGGCGGATCGGTAGTCGACCGGCAGGCCGGGCACCTGTACCGCCTCGACGGCAACACCGGCGCCGCGGAATCGAAGTCGAATGTCGGCTCGCAGATGTACCAGTGGACAGGCGATCACTCCAGTCTGTTCCCTGATGACTTCCCCGACTCCAACCCATACGGCGTGCTGGTCACCAAGGGCGCCGGTCGCGCCCGTACGTTCGTGGCGGATGCCGGAGCGAACACGATCAGCGAGATCATGCCGGGCGGTAACGCGCGCGTGGTGTCCTACATCCCGAACGAGGACTTCGGGGCGTTCCGCGACGCCACGCCGACCTGCATCGCGCAGGGCCCAGACGGCTACCTGTACGTCGGCACCCTCGACTTCGTATCCAACCTGTTCGTCCCGCCCGGCACCGGTGGCTTCTCCAGCGTGTGGCGAGTCAACCCGAACGCCAACTATCCGACCGCACCCACGAAGTGGGCCACCGGGCTGACCACGATCACCGGATGCACCTTCGACCGCCAGGGCAACTTCTGGGCCGCGGAGATGTTCGCCGGCGGGCTTGGCGCGAACCCGCCCGGTGACATCGTGCAGATCCCGTTCGCGCACCCGACAGCCCAGGCTCACTTCGGATTGGGCCAGCTGCCGGTGCCAGGAGGCATTGCACAAGGGCCGGACGGCGCGATGTATGTCACCGTCGGATCATCAGCACCGGGCGTCAGTGGCGGAGTCATGCGCGTGTCCGTCAACCACTGA
- a CDS encoding alkaline phosphatase gives MPKMICRARARSSALRRVGLAVAVAAALAAGMLSSPFGLRATAQAVLTGAVVVSVAGDIACGTTVAAYNNGDGTATQCRQKYTGRLLAGSDAVWTLGDHIYPTATTTQLGNAYDPTGWGQLKGVTFPSPGDHDYGKIGGAGYFTYFGVPSYYSFEMGGWHVISLNSEIDHSAGSPQEQWLQSDLASTSAACIAAYWGEPRWTSGKKAPGNATFDAFWQDLYAAHTDLALAGDTHSYERFAQMAPNGSVAGDGIREFVVGTGGRSLVGFPYVQPTSEKRVKAFGVLQLTLQDGSYSWQFLDEASTIRDSGSATCN, from the coding sequence ATGCCGAAGATGATCTGCAGGGCTCGTGCGCGCTCTTCCGCGCTTCGTCGCGTGGGCCTTGCCGTGGCAGTAGCGGCGGCCTTGGCCGCTGGCATGCTGTCCTCTCCCTTTGGTCTTCGCGCCACCGCTCAGGCTGTGCTGACCGGAGCAGTGGTGGTCTCGGTGGCCGGTGACATTGCGTGTGGCACCACCGTTGCGGCATACAACAACGGCGATGGGACGGCCACGCAGTGTCGGCAGAAGTACACCGGCAGGCTTCTCGCGGGTTCGGATGCAGTATGGACTTTGGGCGATCACATTTATCCGACAGCGACGACGACACAGTTGGGCAACGCCTACGACCCGACCGGGTGGGGTCAGTTGAAGGGCGTGACGTTCCCAAGTCCGGGGGACCACGACTACGGGAAGATCGGTGGGGCCGGCTACTTCACCTACTTCGGTGTGCCGTCGTACTACTCCTTCGAGATGGGCGGCTGGCATGTCATCTCGCTCAACTCTGAGATCGACCACAGTGCTGGCTCACCGCAGGAGCAGTGGCTTCAATCCGATCTGGCCTCTACCAGCGCCGCCTGCATCGCCGCCTACTGGGGGGAGCCGAGGTGGACCTCGGGCAAGAAGGCGCCCGGAAACGCTACCTTCGATGCTTTCTGGCAGGACCTGTACGCCGCACACACGGACCTGGCTCTCGCAGGGGACACCCATAGTTACGAGCGGTTCGCCCAGATGGCTCCCAACGGGTCAGTGGCCGGGGACGGCATTCGAGAGTTCGTCGTCGGCACCGGTGGCAGGAGCCTGGTTGGATTCCCTTACGTTCAGCCCACCAGTGAGAAGAGGGTCAAGGCCTTCGGTGTCCTCCAGCTCACTCTCCAAGACGGCTCGTACTCCTGGCAGTTCCTCGACGAGGCCTCAACCATCCGCGACTCAGGCTCAGCAACCTGCAACTGA
- a CDS encoding ATP-binding cassette domain-containing protein, which produces MIEVREVSKRYARTVALDKMSFEVRPGVVTGFLGPNGAGKSTTFRILLGLDRPDEGSGRVLGRRYADLPRPMTRVGVLLDARAVAPRLSARNHLLALARSNGLSRSRVDEMLELSGLAGAADRAVGRFSLGMAQRLGIAAALLGDPPVLMLDEPVNGLDPDGILWLRELLRDLAAEGRTVFLSSHLMSEVALTATDLVVVGAGRVIAETTVDEVVDRASESGVTVRSPELHLFAEVLRARGFDCTALQEDPPAVLVRGCRTDDVGQVAAEHGIVLHELAPRRASLEDAYFELTRNAAQYQSSRLPGPEADDAARADASGPETASAPTEVAA; this is translated from the coding sequence GTGATTGAAGTGCGCGAGGTCAGCAAGCGGTATGCGCGGACGGTAGCGCTGGACAAGATGTCGTTCGAGGTCAGGCCGGGGGTGGTGACTGGTTTTCTCGGCCCGAACGGTGCCGGGAAGTCCACGACATTCCGCATTCTGTTGGGACTCGACCGCCCCGATGAGGGGTCCGGCCGTGTGCTTGGTAGGCGGTACGCGGATCTGCCTCGCCCGATGACCAGGGTCGGTGTGCTCCTCGATGCTCGCGCCGTCGCGCCGCGGCTCTCGGCTCGCAACCACTTGCTTGCCTTGGCGCGCTCCAACGGTCTGTCGCGGAGCCGAGTCGACGAGATGCTGGAGCTCAGCGGGCTTGCGGGGGCAGCCGATCGTGCGGTCGGGCGGTTCAGCCTGGGGATGGCGCAACGACTTGGGATCGCTGCTGCCTTGCTGGGCGATCCGCCAGTCTTGATGCTTGACGAGCCGGTGAACGGTTTGGACCCGGACGGAATTCTGTGGTTGCGAGAGCTTCTACGCGACCTGGCCGCGGAGGGAAGGACTGTGTTCCTGTCTTCGCATCTCATGAGTGAGGTGGCGCTGACCGCCACGGACCTCGTCGTGGTCGGTGCGGGTCGAGTGATCGCCGAGACGACGGTGGACGAGGTGGTAGACCGGGCGTCCGAAAGCGGCGTGACTGTCCGGAGCCCCGAGCTGCATCTCTTCGCGGAGGTCTTACGAGCTCGCGGCTTTGATTGCACCGCACTCCAAGAGGACCCCCCTGCCGTACTTGTCAGGGGTTGTCGTACCGACGACGTAGGGCAGGTGGCCGCAGAGCATGGGATCGTCCTCCACGAGCTCGCGCCGCGGCGGGCCTCCCTCGAGGACGCCTACTTCGAGCTCACCCGCAACGCCGCTCAATATCAGTCGAGTCGCTTGCCCGGGCCAGAAGCCGATGACGCCGCCCGAGCGGACGCGAGTGGTCCAGAGACCGCCTCGGCTCCGACGGAGGTGGCCGCATGA
- a CDS encoding ABC transporter permease, which yields MNALASAAHGEWTKVRAVRSTWAAVGAFLIVMVGVGLAVTATADPANLTVGERAAYHPVSQAMSGVFLGQIVLSLLGALMVTTEFTSGSITTTLLAVPRRGILLLSKSLVLVAVVLPLAILGTGSALLVGLQILTSKGLGVGRTGIVTAALGAPLYLTLTALLGLSLGVILRSTAGAVFALTGLLFLVPVLVGLLPAADAIGRWLPAQAGQAVLVPKGTSGYLTPGAGLLVLGLYTAVLTLAAVQSFRLRDART from the coding sequence ATGAACGCGCTGGCATCCGCGGCGCACGGAGAGTGGACAAAGGTGCGGGCAGTCAGGTCCACGTGGGCAGCCGTAGGAGCTTTCTTGATCGTCATGGTTGGAGTCGGCCTGGCGGTCACCGCGACCGCGGACCCTGCCAATCTCACGGTCGGCGAACGCGCGGCGTATCACCCGGTCAGTCAGGCGATGAGTGGGGTCTTCCTGGGGCAGATCGTGCTCAGTCTCCTCGGGGCACTGATGGTGACAACTGAGTTCACATCCGGCTCCATTACCACGACGCTGCTCGCCGTTCCGCGTAGAGGGATCTTGCTGCTCTCGAAGAGTCTGGTGCTGGTCGCGGTGGTGCTGCCACTGGCCATCCTTGGCACTGGGTCAGCCCTCCTCGTGGGACTGCAGATCCTCACCTCGAAGGGCCTCGGGGTCGGTCGGACCGGCATCGTCACGGCCGCCCTGGGGGCACCGCTCTACCTGACCCTCACAGCCCTCCTCGGCCTTTCGCTCGGCGTAATCCTGCGCTCCACGGCCGGGGCCGTTTTCGCTCTTACCGGACTACTGTTCCTCGTCCCCGTGTTAGTGGGGCTTCTCCCGGCGGCCGATGCGATCGGCCGATGGTTGCCAGCCCAAGCCGGCCAGGCGGTCCTGGTACCAAAGGGCACTTCCGGCTACCTGACCCCGGGCGCTGGCCTCCTGGTCCTCGGCCTATACACAGCGGTACTCACTCTCGCGGCCGTCCAGTCGTTCCGCCTGCGTGACGCCCGAACCTGA
- a CDS encoding Flp family type IVb pilin, with product MLPRPQHAVEYGLLIAGIAALIAIMVFAFGGVLSHIFKNMCNKVGSGASAGTC from the coding sequence TTGCTGCCGAGACCACAACACGCCGTCGAGTACGGCCTGCTCATCGCCGGCATCGCCGCCCTGATCGCGATCATGGTGTTCGCATTCGGTGGCGTGCTGAGCCACATCTTCAAGAACATGTGCAACAAGGTCGGCTCGGGCGCCAGCGCCGGCACCTGCTGA
- a CDS encoding sensor histidine kinase, with translation MLRRILVVALSAVALAVVLLGAPLAVAIQRNVVAEERGELERAALQGAVTVSPTYRSGDPVELPAAGPGIEIAAYTPDGRKVAGDGPSRLAADEMTGVLAGRVIHLTTSDTLAALVPVSVGERVIGVVRATSSRSTVQSSANRDLLVLAALALLAVAGAGTLALWQARRLARPMSRLAGAAAQLGAGDFTVRITPSGVTEIDRTADALTATARRLSDVVERERAFAARASHQLRTPLTRLRLELEAGLDSDAEGLLRAAHEALATSEHLSQTLDDVLRITRETEGRTESCDVPALLRESDQQWHGLFAAADRPLRVVVEDPPTALASIVAVRQILHVLLDNALRHGAGAVTLVGRESADAVAIDVVDQGDGPVTWPPDSGLGHLGLVMARSMAQSQRGRLTFSQDDRGTRFTLLLPAAPR, from the coding sequence ATGCTCCGGCGGATCCTGGTCGTCGCCCTGTCCGCCGTCGCTCTGGCCGTCGTCCTGCTCGGCGCACCTCTTGCCGTGGCCATCCAACGCAACGTGGTGGCCGAGGAACGCGGCGAGCTCGAACGTGCCGCCCTCCAAGGCGCGGTGACCGTCTCGCCCACGTACCGCTCCGGCGACCCGGTCGAGCTGCCGGCGGCCGGCCCCGGCATCGAGATCGCGGCCTACACCCCGGACGGCCGGAAGGTCGCCGGCGATGGGCCGAGTCGCCTGGCAGCCGACGAGATGACCGGCGTCCTGGCAGGCCGGGTCATCCACCTCACGACCAGCGACACCCTCGCAGCTCTGGTCCCGGTCAGCGTCGGCGAGCGGGTGATCGGCGTCGTTCGCGCCACCTCGAGCCGCTCGACGGTCCAGTCATCGGCCAACAGGGACCTGCTGGTGCTCGCTGCACTGGCCCTGCTGGCCGTCGCGGGAGCCGGCACGCTCGCGTTGTGGCAGGCCCGTCGCCTCGCCCGTCCCATGAGCCGTTTGGCCGGGGCAGCAGCGCAGCTCGGCGCGGGCGACTTCACGGTCCGGATCACGCCCAGCGGAGTCACCGAGATCGACCGCACGGCTGACGCCCTGACGGCCACCGCACGCCGACTCTCGGACGTCGTGGAGCGCGAGCGCGCCTTCGCCGCACGCGCCTCCCATCAGCTCCGCACACCACTGACGCGGCTCCGCCTCGAGCTGGAGGCCGGGCTCGACTCCGACGCGGAGGGCCTACTTCGGGCTGCCCATGAAGCCCTCGCTACCTCGGAGCATCTATCGCAAACCTTGGACGACGTCCTGAGGATCACAAGGGAGACAGAGGGGAGGACCGAGTCGTGTGACGTCCCGGCGCTCCTGCGTGAGAGCGACCAACAGTGGCACGGCCTCTTCGCCGCCGCCGATCGCCCACTCCGCGTCGTCGTCGAGGACCCGCCCACTGCCCTCGCGTCCATCGTCGCCGTACGTCAGATCCTCCACGTCCTGCTCGACAACGCTCTCCGGCACGGCGCGGGGGCCGTCACCCTGGTCGGCCGGGAGTCCGCGGACGCCGTCGCGATCGACGTCGTCGATCAGGGCGACGGGCCCGTGACCTGGCCGCCCGACTCCGGGCTGGGGCACCTCGGCCTCGTGATGGCTCGCTCGATGGCCCAGTCCCAAAGAGGCCGACTCACCTTTTCCCAGGACGACCGGGGAACTCGCTTCACCCTCCTGCTGCCAGCCGCTCCGAGGTAG
- a CDS encoding ABC transporter ATP-binding protein has translation MTAPRADPCALRADRIYRFFRAGDEETLAVQGVSLELAAGEVVCLSGPSGSGKSTLMACLAGTDEPSGGTVWVAGERLSGRTEAERARLRSRHIGTMSQSGNLFAHLTIGGNVALARRIGGGTQPVRGVLDALGLSDRAGAWPHELSGGEHARASLAVALVNQPAVVLADEPTGELDETTETQLLRLLRRHADHGCAVLVASHSPVVRRTADRVLTIDDGRIVA, from the coding sequence ATGACCGCGCCACGGGCCGATCCCTGCGCGCTGCGAGCCGACCGGATCTACCGGTTCTTCCGCGCGGGCGACGAGGAGACCTTGGCCGTGCAAGGGGTCTCGCTGGAGCTCGCAGCAGGTGAGGTGGTGTGCCTGTCCGGGCCGTCCGGCTCGGGGAAGTCCACCCTGATGGCCTGCCTCGCCGGTACGGACGAGCCGTCGGGCGGCACCGTCTGGGTGGCCGGTGAGCGTCTCAGCGGCCGCACCGAGGCCGAGCGCGCTCGGTTGCGCTCGCGGCACATCGGGACCATGAGCCAGTCGGGAAACCTCTTCGCCCACCTGACCATCGGTGGCAACGTCGCGCTGGCACGACGTATCGGGGGCGGCACGCAGCCGGTGCGAGGGGTGCTCGACGCCCTCGGACTCTCGGACCGGGCCGGGGCATGGCCCCACGAACTCTCGGGCGGCGAGCACGCCCGTGCGTCCCTTGCGGTGGCCCTGGTCAACCAGCCCGCCGTGGTGCTGGCCGACGAGCCCACCGGTGAGCTCGACGAGACGACGGAGACCCAGCTGCTGCGCCTCCTCCGTAGGCACGCCGACCACGGGTGCGCTGTCCTGGTCGCCAGTCACAGTCCAGTGGTACGGCGAACGGCGGACCGCGTGCTGACCATCGACGACGGCCGGATCGTGGCATGA
- a CDS encoding ABC transporter ATP-binding protein encodes MSSSLVVCDRAARTYGHGVVAVVAVHGASGTVGSTSRVALVGPSGSGKSTLLHLMAGLDRPTSGTVAWPSWPGGAFQDPTRAGVVFQGPSLIPSLSALENVAFPLLLQGVGHKEAAARARESLDLLGLGWLSDRAPEEMSGGQAQRVAVARVVTARPQLILADEPTGRLDRRAGEQVIDLLLDAADHLTAGLVIATHDPDVAGRMKEIWRMRDGELQVAA; translated from the coding sequence ATGAGCAGCTCGTTGGTGGTCTGCGACCGCGCGGCCCGTACCTACGGACATGGCGTCGTCGCGGTCGTCGCGGTCCACGGCGCCTCAGGCACCGTCGGCTCGACCAGCCGTGTCGCTCTCGTCGGGCCGTCGGGATCCGGCAAGTCGACCTTGCTGCACCTGATGGCCGGGCTCGACCGGCCGACCTCGGGCACGGTTGCCTGGCCGTCGTGGCCCGGGGGCGCGTTCCAGGACCCCACCCGCGCCGGCGTGGTCTTCCAGGGCCCGAGCCTGATCCCCTCTCTGTCGGCCCTCGAGAACGTCGCCTTCCCTTTGCTCCTGCAGGGCGTGGGTCACAAGGAGGCAGCCGCTCGCGCTCGTGAGTCGCTCGACCTCCTGGGGCTGGGGTGGCTCAGCGACCGGGCACCGGAGGAGATGTCAGGCGGGCAGGCCCAACGCGTCGCGGTCGCCCGGGTGGTCACCGCGCGACCCCAGCTGATCCTGGCCGACGAGCCGACCGGCCGTCTGGACCGGCGGGCCGGCGAGCAGGTCATCGACCTCCTGCTCGACGCGGCTGACCACCTGACCGCCGGACTGGTAATCGCGACCCACGACCCGGACGTGGCCGGACGGATGAAGGAGATCTGGCGGATGCGCGACGGAGAACTGCAGGTGGCCGCATGA
- a CDS encoding ABC transporter permease yields the protein MTGLWLRGLLRRSPLRLLAASAGIAIAVALVAGLGSFLVSSEATMTDRAAAQVAVDWQVQVASGQRSGPVLTATRATPGTVAALPVGFADTPHLTATAGGTTQTTGAGRVLGLPPGYLHTFPLAIRPLTGTTTGALLAQQTAANLHVSPGDTIRIARAGQPAYRVKITGVVDLPQADSLFQQVGAPTQSQPVAPPDNVVLLTSRQYRHAYTSLARRRPDQVSTQIHVQRDHTSLPNNPSAAFVAETGAANNLSVRTHGAAVVGNNLGASLDAAREDASYARLLFLFLGAPGALLGAALTAAVTEAGGERRRREGALLRARGAGPSQLLRLVLVEAGVVGLVGGAAGLAGACAINAASSWKWDVAAVLAGLAIAGLVCAVPAARDLRSVAAGEKAGRTERERPTWMRFGLDLALIAVGLGVFWAAGRTQYTLVLVPEGVPTISVSYWAFLAPALAWLGCGLLCWRIADTTLRHERLVATVARPFVGQLAWPVAATLRRQRRLVARSAVLLALAFAFAFSTSAFNTTYRQQAEVDAQLTNGADVTVTESPGATVPPSVAQQLASVPGVKAVQPMQHRFAYVGNDLQDLYGIDPTTIGQATTLQDPYFQGASAAQSMAALAARPDGVLVSAETVNDFQLNPGDLVKLRLQDTRSHTYTTVPFHYVGIVNEFPTAPKDSFLVANAAYVARATGSPTVGTFLVNTGGTHVTSVANQLLHTVGTTATIGTINDARGLVGSSLTSVDLSRLTRLELSFALLIAAASAGLVVGLGLSERRRAIAIATGLGADARQTLRFGLAEPAFVLLIGTVWGLAAGWGLSYLLVKVLTGVFDPPPQAIAAPWGYLAALVASATVAVAIAASAVIERARRSARALLRAI from the coding sequence ATGACCGGACTCTGGCTGCGCGGACTGCTCCGCCGTTCCCCGCTGCGACTGCTCGCAGCCTCAGCCGGGATCGCTATCGCGGTCGCGTTGGTGGCCGGCCTCGGCAGCTTCCTGGTCTCCTCCGAAGCGACGATGACCGACCGCGCGGCGGCCCAGGTCGCCGTCGACTGGCAGGTGCAGGTGGCCTCCGGGCAGCGCTCGGGCCCGGTACTCACGGCCACCCGGGCCACGCCCGGCACCGTGGCTGCCCTGCCCGTCGGCTTCGCCGACACCCCCCACCTGACCGCCACGGCAGGCGGCACCACTCAGACGACGGGAGCCGGACGCGTCCTCGGCCTCCCGCCCGGCTACCTGCACACCTTCCCGCTCGCGATCCGGCCGCTGACCGGCACCACCACCGGAGCCCTGCTCGCCCAGCAGACCGCCGCCAACCTGCACGTCTCCCCCGGTGACACTATCCGGATCGCCCGCGCCGGCCAGCCGGCGTACCGCGTCAAGATCACCGGGGTGGTCGATCTCCCTCAGGCGGACTCCCTGTTCCAGCAGGTCGGTGCACCGACCCAGTCCCAGCCGGTCGCACCACCGGACAACGTCGTGCTCCTCACCTCTCGCCAGTACCGGCACGCCTACACCTCCCTGGCGCGGCGTCGACCCGACCAGGTCTCCACCCAGATCCACGTCCAACGCGACCACACCTCACTGCCGAACAACCCCTCTGCAGCGTTCGTCGCGGAGACGGGCGCGGCCAACAACCTGTCGGTCCGCACGCACGGAGCCGCCGTGGTCGGCAACAACCTCGGCGCCTCCCTCGATGCCGCCCGCGAGGACGCCAGCTATGCCCGGCTCCTGTTCCTGTTCCTCGGCGCCCCCGGCGCCCTCCTCGGCGCGGCCCTCACCGCGGCGGTGACCGAAGCCGGTGGCGAACGCCGACGCCGAGAGGGCGCCCTGCTGCGCGCTCGCGGCGCCGGCCCCAGCCAGCTGCTCCGCCTGGTCCTGGTCGAAGCCGGAGTGGTCGGGCTCGTCGGAGGCGCCGCCGGCCTCGCCGGCGCCTGTGCCATCAACGCCGCCTCGTCCTGGAAGTGGGACGTCGCCGCCGTGCTGGCAGGGCTCGCCATCGCCGGACTCGTCTGCGCTGTCCCGGCCGCCCGCGACCTGCGATCCGTCGCCGCCGGGGAGAAGGCAGGTCGAACCGAACGCGAGCGCCCGACCTGGATGCGCTTCGGGCTCGACCTCGCCCTGATCGCCGTTGGCCTTGGCGTGTTCTGGGCCGCGGGACGCACCCAGTACACCCTCGTGCTCGTGCCCGAAGGCGTGCCGACCATCTCGGTCAGCTACTGGGCGTTCCTCGCACCCGCCTTGGCGTGGCTGGGCTGCGGGCTCCTGTGCTGGCGCATCGCCGACACGACCCTCCGGCACGAGCGGCTCGTCGCCACCGTGGCACGCCCGTTCGTGGGGCAGCTGGCCTGGCCGGTCGCCGCGACGCTACGGCGGCAGCGGCGGCTCGTCGCGCGTTCAGCCGTGCTGCTGGCCCTGGCCTTCGCCTTCGCCTTCTCCACCTCGGCCTTCAACACCACCTACCGCCAGCAGGCCGAGGTCGACGCCCAGCTCACCAACGGCGCCGACGTCACGGTGACCGAGTCCCCGGGCGCCACGGTGCCACCCTCCGTCGCCCAGCAGCTGGCGTCGGTCCCGGGAGTCAAAGCCGTCCAACCGATGCAGCATCGCTTCGCCTACGTCGGCAACGACCTCCAGGACCTCTACGGCATCGACCCCACCACCATCGGCCAGGCAACCACGCTGCAGGACCCCTACTTCCAGGGCGCCAGCGCCGCCCAGTCGATGGCAGCCCTGGCGGCACGGCCCGACGGTGTGCTCGTCAGCGCCGAGACCGTCAACGACTTCCAGCTCAACCCCGGAGACCTGGTCAAGCTCCGCCTGCAGGACACCCGCTCGCACACCTACACCACCGTGCCGTTCCACTACGTCGGGATCGTCAACGAGTTCCCCACCGCACCCAAGGACAGCTTCCTGGTCGCCAACGCCGCCTACGTCGCCCGCGCCACCGGAAGCCCGACCGTGGGCACCTTCCTGGTCAACACCGGCGGCACCCACGTCACCTCGGTGGCCAACCAGCTCCTGCACACCGTCGGCACCACCGCGACTATCGGCACCATCAACGACGCCCGGGGACTGGTCGGCTCCAGCCTCACCTCGGTCGACCTCTCACGCCTGACCCGGCTCGAGCTCTCCTTCGCCCTCCTCATTGCCGCCGCCTCCGCCGGACTTGTCGTCGGGCTCGGCCTGTCTGAGCGACGCCGCGCCATCGCCATCGCGACCGGACTCGGTGCCGACGCGCGGCAGACCCTGAGGTTCGGGCTGGCCGAACCCGCGTTCGTCCTGCTCATCGGCACCGTCTGGGGACTCGCTGCCGGATGGGGGCTGTCCTACCTGCTCGTGAAGGTCCTCACAGGCGTCTTCGACCCCCCACCCCAGGCCATCGCCGCGCCATGGGGATACCTCGCGGCCCTGGTCGCCTCCGCCACCGTGGCCGTCGCGATCGCCGCATCCGCGGTCATCGAACGCGCTCGCCGCTCAGCACGCGCCCTGCTCCGTGCCATCTAG